Proteins encoded in a region of the Mucilaginibacter sabulilitoris genome:
- a CDS encoding M15 family metallopeptidase — protein sequence MRGYLIAVFFIVAGISARAQHYKYIDSTKISGTARYKRQVKANPDKQLVEIKQYIPTIVLDIRYATTNNFMHRRMYQQPKAYARLPVVKALQAVEADLKTRGLGLKIYDAYRPYSVTVKFYEMASDTNFVADPRKGSKHNRGCAIDLSIIDLKTGKELDMPTGFDSFSRKAAANYPAITKQQFANRELLKTVMQAHGFKVLNTEWWHYDFNGWPQYELLDIPFSAL from the coding sequence ATGCGCGGTTACCTCATTGCAGTGTTTTTTATTGTTGCGGGGATCAGTGCCCGGGCGCAGCATTATAAATACATTGATAGTACAAAAATTAGCGGAACTGCCCGTTATAAAAGACAGGTAAAGGCTAATCCCGATAAGCAGCTGGTTGAAATTAAACAGTACATCCCAACCATTGTACTTGATATACGATACGCGACCACAAACAACTTTATGCATCGGCGCATGTACCAGCAGCCAAAAGCCTATGCGCGCCTGCCGGTAGTAAAGGCGCTGCAGGCGGTAGAGGCTGATTTGAAAACCCGCGGCCTCGGGCTTAAAATTTATGATGCCTACCGCCCATACTCGGTTACCGTTAAGTTTTATGAAATGGCCAGCGATACCAACTTTGTGGCCGACCCCCGAAAAGGCTCCAAACATAACCGTGGCTGTGCTATCGACCTCAGTATTATTGATCTTAAAACCGGTAAGGAACTGGATATGCCCACCGGATTTGACAGTTTTAGCAGAAAGGCGGCGGCCAATTATCCGGCTATCACAAAACAGCAGTTTGCTAACCGTGAATTACTTAAAACCGTTATGCAGGCTCATGGATTTAAGGTGTTGAATACTGAATGGTGGCACTATGATTTTAACGGATGGCCTCAATATGAATTACTTGATATTCCGTTTTCGGCACTTTAA
- a CDS encoding alanine dehydrogenase, producing MSSGIYSGFSDVAKQAMMQPQESMLEVKNKKDKLYIGIPKEISFQENRVPLTPLSVALLVNNGHEVILESNAGQAANFSDKDYSDQGARIVYDTKSVYEADIIIKIAPPTMQEVALMKPGQILISALQLATLKAECLHAMMAKKITALCFEHLRDEGNSLSVVRAMSEIVGATSILIAAEYLSNVFDGKGLMLGGITGVPPTEIVILGAGTVGEYAARTAISLGAEVKVFDPSIYKLRRLQNNIGSRVFTSVVQPIVLEKAITTCDVAIGAMRAEDGRSPCIISEATVSRMKRDSVIIDVSIDQGGCFETSEVTNHTHPVFRKYDVIHYCVPNIASRVARTATYALTNIFAPILLDIGDQGGLKNVIWQKSGVRNAVYIYHGHLTNKHIAERFSIPCKDLDLLIVSHR from the coding sequence ATGAGTTCAGGGATATACAGTGGGTTTTCGGACGTTGCCAAACAGGCAATGATGCAGCCTCAGGAGTCGATGCTGGAAGTTAAGAATAAGAAAGACAAGCTATACATCGGCATTCCAAAAGAGATATCCTTCCAGGAAAACCGGGTCCCGTTAACACCATTATCTGTAGCATTGTTAGTTAATAACGGGCATGAAGTTATTTTAGAAAGTAATGCCGGGCAGGCCGCCAATTTTTCCGACAAAGATTATAGTGATCAGGGCGCACGCATTGTTTATGATACCAAATCTGTTTACGAGGCCGATATTATTATCAAGATAGCTCCTCCCACCATGCAGGAGGTGGCATTGATGAAACCCGGACAGATCCTGATATCGGCACTGCAGCTGGCTACTCTCAAAGCCGAATGCCTGCATGCCATGATGGCTAAAAAAATAACCGCGCTTTGCTTTGAGCACCTGCGCGATGAAGGTAACTCCCTAAGTGTAGTAAGGGCAATGAGCGAAATTGTAGGCGCAACCTCTATACTTATAGCCGCCGAATATTTAAGTAACGTATTTGATGGCAAGGGTCTGATGCTTGGCGGTATAACTGGCGTTCCGCCTACCGAAATAGTAATACTGGGTGCAGGTACCGTTGGTGAATACGCTGCTCGTACCGCTATATCATTAGGCGCCGAAGTAAAGGTTTTTGATCCGTCGATATATAAACTGCGTAGGCTGCAGAACAACATAGGCAGCCGGGTATTTACATCGGTAGTGCAACCCATTGTACTCGAAAAAGCCATCACAACTTGTGACGTAGCCATTGGCGCCATGCGCGCGGAAGACGGCCGCAGCCCCTGTATTATTTCGGAGGCTACAGTAAGCCGCATGAAGCGCGATTCGGTGATTATTGATGTAAGTATTGACCAGGGCGGCTGTTTTGAAACATCTGAAGTTACCAACCATACACATCCTGTGTTCCGAAAATACGATGTAATTCATTATTGTGTGCCTAATATCGCTTCACGTGTAGCCCGTACTGCTACATATGCGCTTACCAATATATTTGCCCCCATATTGCTTGATATTGGCGATCAGGGCGGGCTAAAAAACGTGATATGGCAAAAGTCGGGGGTGCGCAATGCGGTATACATTTACCACGGGCATTTAACCAATAAGCACATTGCCGAGCGTTTTTCTATCCCCTGTAAAGATCTCGACCTGCTTATCGTATCGCACCGCTAA
- a CDS encoding YihY/virulence factor BrkB family protein, producing the protein MKFFSKEYLKALWKILMATFSGFSNDNGLKLSASLAYYTVFSLAPLLIIVISLAGLFLGQDAATNKLYPQIEGYVGTQAAAQIQSMLKHLQLSGKSGMAVIIGTITLLVGASSIFIEIQDSLNIIWRVKAKPKRGWVKLLQNRFVSFSLIISLGFLLLASLLVNFIVDLLGKKIEHFLPAVTGLLLKAINLGITVVVITILFGIIFKFLPDVKIKWRDVRSGAFFTALLFMLGQYLISLYIQYTAQGSAYGAAGSIIVILVWIYYTSAILYIGAEFTQVYAEASGSHIAPADYAVHIHQTEVEQSVKNLPAQNPELQGNLVRQNKKE; encoded by the coding sequence ATGAAATTTTTTAGCAAAGAGTACCTCAAGGCACTGTGGAAAATACTAATGGCCACATTCTCGGGCTTTTCAAATGATAATGGCTTAAAATTAAGCGCGTCATTGGCTTACTACACCGTGTTTTCATTGGCGCCATTGCTTATCATCGTTATCTCGCTCGCAGGCTTGTTTTTAGGACAGGACGCAGCCACCAATAAACTGTATCCGCAAATAGAGGGTTATGTTGGCACACAGGCAGCAGCCCAGATACAGTCTATGCTAAAACATCTACAGCTTTCGGGAAAATCGGGTATGGCGGTTATTATTGGCACAATAACCTTATTAGTAGGCGCAAGCAGTATTTTTATCGAGATACAAGATTCCCTGAATATCATCTGGCGTGTTAAAGCAAAACCGAAACGCGGTTGGGTTAAGCTGTTGCAAAACCGGTTTGTATCGTTTTCTCTTATCATCAGTCTGGGGTTTTTATTGCTGGCGTCATTACTGGTAAATTTTATAGTTGATTTACTGGGGAAGAAGATAGAACATTTTTTACCCGCTGTAACGGGACTGTTGTTAAAAGCCATAAACCTGGGCATAACCGTGGTAGTGATCACCATTTTGTTCGGCATTATATTTAAGTTTCTGCCCGATGTGAAAATTAAGTGGAGAGATGTGCGATCGGGCGCGTTTTTTACCGCATTGCTGTTTATGCTGGGTCAGTATCTCATCAGCCTGTATATTCAATATACCGCTCAGGGTTCGGCTTATGGTGCTGCCGGTTCTATCATTGTAATTTTGGTATGGATCTATTATACGTCGGCCATTCTGTATATCGGTGCCGAATTTACGCAGGTTTATGCCGAAGCCAGCGGCAGTCATATTGCACCGGCAGATTACGCGGTGCACATCCATCAAACCGAGGTTGAACAATCAGTAAAAAACCTGCCAGCGCAAAACCCTGAATTGCAGGGAAACCTGGTAAGGCAAAACAAAAAGGAATAA
- a CDS encoding alpha/beta fold hydrolase translates to MYRKIISSITLLIISAAVYAQSDTLSITLENVKYPYPVSFFPIRVESQDIRMAYMDVKPANANGKTVMLFHGKNFGGYYWTNVIRAFTAKGYRVIVPDQIGFGKSSKAFIHYSFHQLARFNKNLLNTLGIQKVTIMGHSMGGMLATRFTLMYPEKVEKLLLEDPIGLEDYRTFVPYQSAEDDYKTELKTSFENVKKYYETSYFTSWKPEYDYLVKIAAGVSKSADFPRYAKVAVLTFEMIYEQPVCYEFGQIKVPTVLFTGKEDKTIVGKALLSDAEKARHGQYKILGPETAKKIPGCKLIEFDNCGHIPHIEVPEKFLKALIDNI, encoded by the coding sequence ATGTACCGCAAAATAATATCATCCATTACACTGCTTATCATATCGGCGGCTGTTTATGCCCAATCAGATACCTTATCCATCACCCTCGAAAATGTGAAATATCCATACCCGGTAAGCTTTTTCCCCATCAGGGTCGAGAGTCAAGATATACGGATGGCTTATATGGATGTAAAACCCGCTAATGCCAATGGTAAAACCGTAATGCTGTTTCACGGTAAAAACTTTGGGGGTTATTACTGGACAAACGTGATCCGGGCCTTTACTGCCAAAGGTTACCGGGTAATTGTTCCTGACCAGATTGGTTTTGGCAAATCGTCAAAAGCATTTATTCATTACAGTTTTCACCAGCTGGCCCGTTTTAATAAAAACCTGCTCAATACACTGGGTATACAGAAAGTAACAATAATGGGGCACTCCATGGGTGGTATGCTGGCCACACGTTTTACGTTGATGTATCCCGAAAAAGTTGAAAAGCTTTTGTTGGAAGACCCGATAGGCCTGGAAGACTACCGCACGTTTGTACCCTACCAAAGCGCTGAGGATGATTATAAAACCGAATTGAAAACAAGTTTTGAAAACGTAAAAAAATATTACGAAACATCCTACTTTACCTCATGGAAGCCGGAGTATGATTACCTGGTTAAAATCGCGGCTGGTGTAAGTAAAAGCGCCGATTTTCCACGGTATGCAAAGGTAGCTGTCCTTACTTTTGAAATGATATATGAACAGCCCGTTTGTTATGAGTTTGGACAGATCAAAGTTCCAACTGTGCTTTTTACGGGTAAGGAAGATAAAACCATTGTAGGCAAAGCCCTGCTAAGCGATGCTGAAAAGGCCAGGCATGGTCAATACAAAATATTGGGACCCGAAACGGCTAAAAAAATACCCGGGTGCAAGCTTATAGAGTTTGATAATTGCGGCCATATACCACATATAGAAGTGCCTGAAAAGTTTTTAAAAGCACTTATCGATAATATTTGA
- the tsaE gene encoding tRNA (adenosine(37)-N6)-threonylcarbamoyltransferase complex ATPase subunit type 1 TsaE — protein sequence MLLTVQSLSELPAAAKSVIDYAVNNRIFLFYGDMGAGKTTLIKALCTALGTTDAVTSPTFAIVNEYQTAADKIYHFDFYRLKNQTEALDMGYEEYFYAGAYCFIEWPEKIPNLLPANYISINIKVLDDGARQINCEIF from the coding sequence ATGCTATTAACCGTTCAATCATTATCAGAGTTACCTGCCGCGGCCAAATCCGTTATTGACTATGCTGTAAACAACCGGATATTTCTTTTTTATGGTGATATGGGCGCGGGCAAAACCACACTCATTAAGGCATTGTGCACGGCTTTGGGCACAACAGACGCGGTTACAAGCCCTACCTTTGCCATAGTGAACGAATACCAGACCGCTGCCGATAAAATTTATCATTTTGATTTTTATCGCCTTAAAAACCAGACAGAAGCCCTGGATATGGGTTATGAAGAATATTTTTATGCAGGCGCATACTGTTTTATTGAATGGCCCGAAAAAATCCCCAACCTGCTGCCGGCCAATTATATCAGCATAAATATCAAGGTATTGGATGACGGCGCACGACAGATCAATTGTGAAATTTTTTAA
- a CDS encoding Bax inhibitor-1/YccA family protein, translating into MEIKDPDYVYKNVIQVNEQDASRKFIANVFVWMFVALGLSAFCAFLFAQNQALLNMLIDPATGRNTGLGTIVMFAPLAFVLIISFGFNKLSYGVLAFLFVAFSAIMGVSLSYILLVFTAGSVLGVFITTSAVFGVMAVAGYTTNTDLTKFGSIMMMGLIGIIIASVVNMFMHSSQLDYIISYVGIAVFVGLTAYDVQKLKRIGAGLEYGDASASKMALMGGLTLYLDFINLFLMILRLFGRRR; encoded by the coding sequence ATGGAAATTAAAGATCCTGACTACGTTTATAAAAACGTAATACAAGTAAACGAACAAGACGCATCACGCAAATTTATAGCCAACGTATTTGTGTGGATGTTTGTGGCTCTTGGGCTATCTGCTTTTTGCGCATTTCTCTTTGCACAAAACCAAGCCCTGCTTAACATGCTTATTGATCCTGCTACAGGTCGTAACACAGGCTTGGGTACTATTGTAATGTTTGCCCCGCTTGCGTTTGTGTTAATCATCTCTTTTGGGTTCAACAAACTGTCGTACGGAGTATTGGCGTTCCTGTTTGTCGCGTTTTCGGCGATAATGGGCGTTAGCTTAAGTTACATACTTTTGGTTTTTACAGCCGGCTCGGTTTTAGGCGTGTTTATAACCACCTCTGCTGTTTTTGGCGTAATGGCGGTTGCCGGTTATACTACCAATACAGATCTTACTAAGTTTGGTTCTATCATGATGATGGGGCTTATTGGTATTATCATAGCATCCGTAGTTAATATGTTTATGCATAGCAGCCAGTTAGATTATATCATTAGTTATGTGGGTATAGCAGTATTTGTTGGTCTTACCGCTTATGATGTGCAAAAACTGAAACGCATAGGTGCAGGTTTAGAATATGGTGATGCATCTGCCTCAAAAATGGCATTGATGGGTGGCTTAACTTTATACCTTGATTTCATCAACCTTTTCCTGATGATACTGCGTTTATTTGGCAGAAGAAGATAA
- the metH gene encoding methionine synthase, which translates to MDIRKELEKRILVIDGAMGTMIQRYQLTERDFRGERFKDHSTDLQGNNDLLNITRPDIIKAIHAEYLDAGADIIETNTFSTQIISLADYKLEELAYELSFEGARLAREVADEYTQRNPDKPRFVAGAVGPTNRTASLSPDVNDPGYRAVTFDDLADAYYDQVRGLVDGGSDMLLVETIFDTLNAKAALFAIHRYADESGKQLPIMISGTITDASGRTLSGQTVEAFWNSIRHANLLSVGLNCALGAKEMRPHLAELSEKADVFISAYPNAGLPNEFGQYDETAHETAHQVDDFIKAGLVNIVGGCCGTTPEHIKCIAERAAKYPPRRIPEIEPDLRLSGLEAVTIKPESIFVNVGERTNITGSPKFSKLILAEDYEAALAVALQQVEGGAQVIDINMDEGMIDSEAVMVKFLNLVASEPDIAKLPIMIDSSKWTVIEAGLKCIQGKGIVNSISLKEGEEKFKEYARKILSYGAAAVVMAFDETGQADSLERRKEICERSYNILVNEIGFPSQDIIFDPNILTVATGLEEHNNYAVDFIEATRWIKQNLPHAKVSGGVSNISFSFRGNNVVREAMHSAFLYHAIKAGMDMGIVNAGMLEVYEQIDKTLLELVEDVLLNRRDDATERLVEYADTIKSKGKEVVRDEEWRKGTVQERLSHALVKGIIEYLDDDVEEARQAYSKPLEVIEGPLMDGMNIVGDLFGAGKMFLPQVVKSARVMKKAVAYLLPFIELEKQRVIDAGEDSSGSRANAGKVLMATVKGDVHDIGKNIVGVVLACNNFEVIDLGVMVPAQKIIEEAKKQEVDIIGLSGLITPSLDEMVHFAKEMEREGFTIPLIIGGATTSRIHAAVKVAPNYSGAAIHVLDASRSVTVCSSLMNKDNRDGYIQGIKDEYAKAREAHLNKKSDKRFVSIDEARKGRFQISLDGDVAPKPAFTGTKVFESYPLEELVPYIDWTPFFHTWELRGSYPKIFADKFVGDEAKKLFDDAQDLLKRIVDQKLLKASGVIGFWPANSVGDDIELYTDESRTKLLTRIHTLRQQAEKVKNDPYYALSDFIAPKESGVPDYFGGFAVTTGIGCDELVAEFERDHDDYNSIMAKALADRLAEAFAEKMHELVRKEYWGYSKSEQLSADELIKEEYQGIRPAPGYPACPDHTEKTTLFDLLKAEDNAHMHLTESLAMTPAASVSGFYFAHPQARYFGLGKISKDQVEDYAKRKEMDLETVERWLGPNINY; encoded by the coding sequence ATGGATATTAGAAAAGAATTAGAGAAACGCATACTGGTAATTGACGGGGCAATGGGTACCATGATACAGCGGTACCAATTAACCGAGCGCGATTTTCGCGGGGAGCGTTTTAAAGATCATTCAACCGATCTGCAGGGCAATAATGACCTGCTCAATATTACACGCCCCGATATTATTAAGGCAATACATGCTGAGTATCTTGACGCGGGCGCAGACATTATTGAAACCAATACCTTTAGCACCCAGATAATTTCGCTTGCCGATTATAAGCTGGAAGAGCTTGCCTACGAGCTTAGTTTTGAAGGTGCACGTCTGGCACGTGAAGTAGCCGATGAATACACGCAACGGAACCCCGATAAACCGCGCTTTGTAGCCGGAGCCGTTGGTCCGACAAACCGTACCGCGTCTTTGTCGCCCGATGTAAACGACCCGGGATACCGTGCTGTGACGTTTGATGATCTGGCCGATGCTTATTATGACCAGGTTAGGGGTTTAGTTGACGGCGGGTCTGATATGTTACTGGTTGAAACCATATTTGATACGCTTAATGCTAAAGCGGCTTTGTTTGCTATTCACCGTTATGCGGATGAGTCGGGCAAGCAACTACCTATTATGATCTCGGGTACCATTACTGATGCTTCGGGCCGTACCTTGTCTGGCCAAACAGTAGAGGCGTTTTGGAACTCTATACGCCATGCCAACCTGCTTTCGGTAGGTTTAAACTGTGCTTTGGGTGCCAAAGAAATGCGCCCTCACCTGGCCGAATTGTCTGAAAAAGCTGATGTATTTATATCTGCCTATCCAAACGCGGGCCTGCCTAATGAGTTTGGTCAGTACGATGAAACCGCGCACGAAACTGCGCACCAGGTTGATGATTTTATAAAAGCCGGTTTGGTTAATATTGTGGGTGGCTGCTGCGGCACCACACCCGAGCATATAAAATGTATTGCCGAAAGAGCAGCTAAGTACCCGCCAAGAAGAATCCCGGAGATTGAACCCGATTTGCGATTGAGCGGCCTGGAAGCGGTTACCATAAAACCCGAAAGCATTTTTGTGAATGTGGGCGAGCGTACCAACATTACCGGATCGCCGAAGTTTTCCAAATTGATACTCGCCGAAGATTACGAAGCAGCCCTTGCCGTTGCCCTGCAACAGGTAGAAGGCGGCGCGCAGGTGATAGATATTAACATGGACGAGGGCATGATCGATTCGGAAGCGGTGATGGTGAAATTCCTGAACCTGGTTGCTTCTGAGCCCGATATTGCCAAATTGCCTATCATGATCGACTCCTCTAAATGGACGGTTATTGAGGCTGGTTTAAAGTGTATACAAGGCAAAGGTATTGTGAACTCTATCTCCCTGAAAGAGGGCGAAGAAAAATTCAAAGAATATGCCCGTAAAATATTAAGCTACGGTGCCGCTGCTGTAGTGATGGCGTTTGACGAAACCGGCCAGGCCGATTCATTGGAACGCCGTAAAGAAATCTGTGAGCGCTCTTACAATATATTGGTGAATGAAATAGGTTTTCCGTCACAGGATATCATTTTTGACCCTAACATATTAACCGTAGCCACCGGGCTTGAAGAGCATAACAACTATGCTGTCGATTTTATTGAGGCAACGCGTTGGATAAAACAAAACCTGCCTCATGCCAAAGTAAGCGGTGGGGTAAGTAATATATCATTCTCCTTCAGGGGTAACAATGTGGTACGCGAGGCTATGCACTCTGCCTTCCTGTATCATGCCATAAAAGCAGGTATGGATATGGGTATTGTAAATGCCGGTATGCTGGAGGTGTATGAGCAGATAGATAAAACTCTGCTCGAGCTGGTAGAGGACGTGCTGCTTAATCGCCGCGACGATGCTACCGAGCGCCTGGTTGAATATGCCGATACCATAAAAAGTAAAGGCAAAGAGGTAGTGCGTGATGAGGAATGGCGCAAAGGAACGGTACAGGAAAGGTTATCTCATGCTCTTGTAAAAGGTATTATTGAATACCTTGATGACGATGTGGAAGAAGCGCGCCAGGCTTACAGCAAACCGCTTGAAGTGATAGAAGGGCCATTAATGGATGGCATGAACATCGTAGGTGATTTGTTTGGCGCCGGCAAAATGTTTTTGCCGCAGGTTGTAAAATCGGCCAGGGTGATGAAAAAGGCCGTGGCCTATCTGCTGCCATTTATAGAGCTTGAAAAACAAAGGGTTATTGACGCCGGAGAAGATTCCAGCGGAAGCCGCGCTAACGCCGGTAAAGTATTAATGGCCACCGTTAAGGGTGATGTGCACGATATTGGTAAAAATATAGTAGGTGTGGTGCTGGCCTGTAATAACTTTGAGGTAATTGACCTTGGGGTAATGGTACCTGCGCAAAAGATCATAGAAGAAGCAAAGAAGCAAGAGGTAGATATTATTGGTCTTAGTGGGTTAATAACCCCATCGCTTGATGAAATGGTGCATTTTGCCAAAGAAATGGAGCGCGAAGGATTTACCATTCCGCTTATTATTGGTGGGGCTACCACATCACGTATCCACGCAGCGGTTAAAGTTGCCCCAAATTATTCGGGCGCAGCCATACACGTGCTTGATGCATCACGTAGTGTAACGGTTTGCAGCAGTTTGATGAATAAGGACAACCGAGACGGGTATATACAAGGTATAAAAGATGAATATGCCAAAGCACGCGAAGCACACCTGAATAAAAAATCAGATAAGCGCTTTGTGAGCATCGACGAAGCTCGTAAAGGCCGTTTCCAGATCAGTCTGGATGGTGACGTTGCTCCTAAACCAGCCTTTACCGGTACAAAGGTATTTGAATCGTATCCGCTGGAAGAGTTGGTGCCGTACATTGACTGGACACCGTTTTTCCATACCTGGGAACTGCGCGGTAGCTATCCGAAAATATTTGCCGATAAGTTTGTTGGGGACGAAGCCAAAAAGCTTTTTGACGATGCTCAAGATCTGTTAAAGAGAATTGTAGATCAAAAGCTACTAAAAGCCAGTGGTGTAATAGGTTTCTGGCCTGCTAATAGTGTGGGCGATGATATTGAATTATATACTGACGAAAGCCGTACCAAGCTTTTAACCCGTATCCATACCCTGCGCCAACAGGCCGAAAAGGTGAAGAACGATCCTTATTATGCACTGTCTGATTTTATCGCTCCTAAAGAAAGTGGCGTACCCGATTACTTCGGTGGCTTTGCCGTAACAACCGGTATTGGCTGCGATGAGCTGGTGGCAGAGTTTGAACGCGACCATGACGATTATAACAGCATTATGGCCAAGGCCCTTGCCGACCGACTGGCCGAAGCCTTTGCCGAAAAAATGCATGAACTGGTACGTAAGGAATACTGGGGTTACTCCAAAAGCGAGCAGCTGAGTGCCGATGAGCTGATCAAGGAAGAGTACCAGGGTATTCGTCCGGCGCCGGGTTATCCCGCCTGCCCTGATCATACGGAAAAAACTACACTGTTTGATCTGCTGAAGGCCGAGGATAATGCCCACATGCACCTGACCGAGAGTTTGGCCATGACACCGGCTGCCTCTGTAAGCGGTTTCTATTTCGCGCACCCGCAGGCCCGCTATTTTGGTTTGGGCAAGATCAGTAAAGACCAGGTAGAGGATTATGCCAAACGTAAAGAGATGGATCTGGAAACAGTAGAGCGCTGGTTGGGCCCTAATATTAATTATTAA